The Amycolatopsis japonica nucleotide sequence CTCCGGCAGGCGGCGCAGATCGATCGTCTCCGCCGTCTCGGCGTACACCTGCTCCGGCGGCACGTCGCGTTCCTTGGCCAGATAAGCGAAGTACCATTTCAGCGAGTCCGCCCAGATGTAGCCGGGCGCGACCGAATTGACCCGGATCCCCTGCGGCCCGAGTTCCGAGGCGAGACTCTGCGCGAGCGCGAGCAGGCTCGCCTTCGCCATCTTGTACGCGCCGAACGTCCGCCGGGAATGCCGCAGCACGGCCGAATTGATCATCACGACCGAACCGCCGCTCTCCGCGAGCGAAGGCGTGAACAACCGCGTGAGCCGCAGGGCGGCGAGCACGTTGGTCTCGAACCCCGCCCGCACGTCGGCCAGGTCGACGTCGGCGAGATCCATGATCGGCGGAATGGCGAAAGCGTTGTTCACCAAGGCATCCACCCGGCCGAACGCCTTCAAGGCGGTTTCGGTGAGATTCGTGGCCGAAGCGTCGTCGGTGATGTCGGTGGGCACGGTGACCGCGCGGCGGCCAAGTGCGTCGACCTCCTTCGCGACCTCGGCGAGCCGCGATTCGGTACGGGCCGCGAGGACGACGTCGGCGCCCGCCGCGGCGCAGCGGGTGGCGATGGACCGGCCGAGTCCCGGACCGACGCCGGAGACCACGACCACCTTGTCCCGCAACAGATCCGTCATCCCAGCATCCTCGCCGCGACAGCGGTCTGACGGGCCGATATCCGATCCGCCCATTCCCCCGGGGTCACCTGCGCTTCGTCGTAGAACGGCAGCCGGTCGGCGAGTTCGCCGAACGTCACCACCTCGACCTCGGGACCGTCGGCCTCGCCGAGCGCACGGGAAAGGCGCTGCCAGCGGATCTGGACGTACCCGCGGTCGTGGCCGGTGCGTTCGAGCCAGTTGGCCAGGCCCGGGTCGCGTTCGCTGATCACGAAACGGATCTTGCCGTCCGGGTCGACCCGCGCCTGGTCGGCGGTGAGGCTCGTCTGATGGTTGATGTAGTCGAGCGAGAGGTACCAGACGCTGCCGAGCTGGATGCCCTGATAGGGCGCGTCCGAACGCGGCACCGTCACGATCATGACCTCCTCGTCGCCGAGTTCGTAGTGCCCGGCCGACGAGTACTGCGTGGTCAGCCCGCCCGGTGTGGG carries:
- a CDS encoding SDR family oxidoreductase — encoded protein: MTDLLRDKVVVVSGVGPGLGRSIATRCAAAGADVVLAARTESRLAEVAKEVDALGRRAVTVPTDITDDASATNLTETALKAFGRVDALVNNAFAIPPIMDLADVDLADVRAGFETNVLAALRLTRLFTPSLAESGGSVVMINSAVLRHSRRTFGAYKMAKASLLALAQSLASELGPQGIRVNSVAPGYIWADSLKWYFAYLAKERDVPPEQVYAETAETIDLRRLPEPDEIADTVVFLASSLARCVTGQCLDVNAGEYHH